The proteins below are encoded in one region of Anaerolineae bacterium:
- a CDS encoding Dihydrolipoamide acetyltransferase component (E2) of acetoin dehydrogenase complex has product MAEEVFIPKFGQTVEEVTIVEWLAADGMSVQTGDELLRVETDKAIFTVEATASGILHRGPYKEGDVIPILTVVALIGKEDEQFSSNEQNSGLSIESLKKLPDAESVEMKNPSEDTQTRIFVSPRARRTARERNIPLENIIPTGAGGKRIIEKDVLSAANRKPKLTPLAQKLAQEAGLNIDSLAIDKERIKKEDILEVLKKAQKATDSEASEAISVERVPLKGVRAVIAEHMRTSVLATARVTLTMEVDASELVLLRSRLRDRYEGLWGFSPGYLDLIGKMVTTALLKYPYMNARFQQEFIEVYHTVNLGIAVDTERGLMVPVIRGAEKLSLRRFAERIRELANAARQGNISPDDLQGSTFTITNLGNYDIDVFTPIINYPEVAILGIGRIGERVVPYHNEIAIRSVVILSLVFDHRLVDGAPAARFLQEIKRLIEDPMSWLIESLGEED; this is encoded by the coding sequence ATGGCAGAAGAGGTCTTCATTCCAAAATTTGGGCAGACAGTGGAAGAAGTAACCATTGTTGAATGGTTAGCGGCTGATGGGATGTCTGTCCAAACGGGTGATGAACTATTACGGGTTGAAACCGACAAGGCGATTTTCACTGTGGAAGCAACAGCTTCTGGTATTCTACACCGCGGTCCGTATAAAGAAGGAGATGTAATACCCATCCTGACCGTGGTTGCTCTCATTGGCAAGGAAGATGAACAGTTTTCATCCAACGAGCAAAATTCCGGTCTATCCATTGAATCGCTCAAGAAACTGCCAGACGCAGAAAGCGTTGAAATGAAAAACCCTTCTGAAGATACACAGACCAGGATCTTCGTTTCTCCGCGCGCGCGCCGAACAGCCCGTGAGAGGAACATTCCTTTGGAGAATATCATTCCCACTGGGGCTGGTGGAAAACGGATTATTGAAAAGGACGTATTAAGCGCTGCAAATAGGAAGCCTAAACTGACACCATTAGCTCAAAAGCTTGCTCAAGAGGCTGGCTTAAACATCGACTCTCTGGCGATCGATAAGGAAAGGATTAAGAAAGAAGATATTCTCGAGGTGCTAAAGAAGGCTCAAAAAGCAACTGATTCTGAAGCAAGCGAAGCAATTTCGGTTGAAAGAGTACCCTTAAAGGGAGTAAGGGCAGTAATTGCTGAACACATGCGTACAAGTGTACTTGCAACAGCCAGAGTGACCCTGACGATGGAAGTTGATGCAAGTGAACTGGTATTACTACGCTCCAGGTTAAGAGACCGCTATGAGGGTTTATGGGGTTTTTCTCCAGGCTATCTTGACTTAATTGGCAAGATGGTCACAACGGCATTACTTAAGTATCCCTATATGAATGCACGTTTTCAGCAAGAATTCATCGAGGTGTACCATACCGTGAATCTAGGAATTGCTGTAGATACAGAACGAGGCTTAATGGTGCCGGTGATCAGAGGTGCAGAAAAGTTATCTTTAAGAAGATTTGCAGAGAGAATTCGAGAATTAGCCAATGCTGCCCGGCAAGGAAATATTTCTCCCGATGATTTACAAGGGAGTACGTTTACAATAACCAATCTGGGCAATTATGATATCGATGTGTTTACTCCGATCATCAACTACCCTGAAGTCGCCATTCTGGGCATAGGCCGAATTGGAGAAAGGGTTGTGCCTTATCATAATGAGATTGCCATTCGCTCAGTGGTGATTTTATCTCTGGTTTTTGATCACCGCCTGGTGGATGGTGCTCCAGCCGCGAGGTTTTTACAAGAAATCAAACGACTTATCGAAGATCCAATGAGCTGGTTAATTGAAAGCCTGGGTGAGGAGGATTAA
- a CDS encoding Pleiotropic regulatory protein, giving the protein MSKLALFGGEPLFKNERPLEDRWPETLPEDLEAINRVIESGQFLGINHPEIEAAEKEISEYFNVEYVLLMGSGTASLHAAVAAAGCVPGDEVIVPALTFLASASAVLHHVCIPVFADIDPVTYNIDPKSVETKITNRTRAIMAVDLHGLPADYESLRQIADKYNLVLIEDAAHAMGATYKGKKAGALGDVAGTSLMPVKQLATCGEGGIFFTNNVDFYNRASMVRSFGEVIQKDKPRAYNAFTLGWNYRINPIMAAFLRSQLKRLDHYTELFISNGAYLSKGLSELPGIIPPQIPEGSTHVYHMYRIKFDPRAAGYDVHPGRFAKAVEDAMGAEGLPLRLYQNAPIPGQAMFRTQEGFGNGVPWSLPGTNPIKYDFEEFTNTLEVLETTRCIGKNGSAGPWYFRNRETMDLYLKSFRKVWENLDELADYAEKMEYSPPWSILAPSTRGVWVEVTPAKKG; this is encoded by the coding sequence ATGTCGAAGCTTGCATTGTTTGGTGGAGAACCTCTGTTCAAAAATGAAAGACCACTCGAAGATCGCTGGCCGGAAACTTTGCCAGAAGATTTAGAGGCGATCAATCGGGTGATCGAGAGCGGACAATTTTTAGGTATCAACCATCCAGAAATAGAAGCTGCCGAAAAGGAAATCTCTGAATACTTTAATGTCGAATATGTCTTGTTAATGGGAAGTGGTACGGCGTCTTTACATGCTGCCGTGGCAGCGGCAGGTTGTGTACCCGGTGATGAGGTTATTGTCCCAGCTCTCACGTTTTTAGCTTCAGCTTCAGCCGTTTTGCACCATGTCTGCATTCCTGTATTTGCGGATATTGATCCTGTGACCTATAATATTGATCCTAAGTCGGTTGAAACAAAAATCACCAATCGTACACGGGCAATCATGGCCGTTGATCTCCATGGATTACCCGCCGATTATGAATCTCTCCGACAGATAGCTGACAAATACAACCTAGTGTTGATTGAAGATGCGGCTCATGCGATGGGGGCAACTTACAAAGGTAAAAAAGCTGGCGCATTAGGCGATGTTGCGGGAACAAGTCTGATGCCTGTTAAGCAACTGGCGACTTGCGGTGAGGGGGGAATTTTCTTTACCAATAACGTGGATTTCTATAACCGTGCCAGCATGGTGCGCTCTTTTGGTGAAGTGATTCAGAAAGATAAGCCTCGGGCTTATAACGCTTTTACTTTGGGATGGAACTATCGGATTAATCCCATTATGGCGGCTTTCCTTCGATCTCAATTGAAGCGTTTAGACCACTATACAGAATTGTTCATTTCTAATGGGGCTTACTTAAGTAAGGGATTATCGGAACTGCCAGGGATTATTCCCCCTCAAATACCCGAGGGAAGTACGCACGTATATCACATGTATCGGATCAAGTTCGATCCCCGAGCCGCCGGCTATGATGTACACCCCGGTCGTTTTGCCAAAGCCGTCGAAGATGCCATGGGCGCAGAAGGGCTGCCTTTGAGGTTATACCAGAATGCTCCGATCCCGGGCCAGGCAATGTTCCGCACCCAAGAAGGCTTTGGAAATGGTGTGCCATGGTCGTTGCCAGGAACCAATCCCATTAAGTACGACTTCGAAGAATTTACCAACACTTTAGAAGTTCTGGAGACAACGCGCTGCATAGGCAAAAACGGAAGCGCTGGACCCTGGTATTTCCGCAACCGTGAGACGATGGACCTTTATCTGAAGAGTTTCCGAAAAGTTTGGGAAAATCTGGATGAACTGGCAGATTATGCGGAGAAAATGGAGTATTCGCCTCCCTGGTCGATCCTTGCCCCCTCAACCCGAGGGGTTTGGGTGGAAGTAACCCCAGCCAAGAAAGGCTGA
- a CDS encoding Arabinose 5-phosphate isomerase: MVPAEKLKDDFFHSSIKIAKDTLQKDVKTLQSLSKNLGQSFVETARKLCNCQGLVWITAVGTSAAVGMRFAHILTCSGQRSMFLSPSDGLHGHTNIFCQQDLLIAISRGGESREVIQMVEIADHLGIDTLAFVSNPDSQMARICKSSLLIPCKQEDELMGYLATTSTIAYSAICDALCAVVAREKKFSPENFAKIHPGGAVGKILNP; the protein is encoded by the coding sequence ATGGTACCAGCAGAAAAATTGAAAGATGATTTTTTTCATAGCTCTATTAAGATCGCAAAAGATACCTTACAAAAGGATGTCAAGACCTTGCAAAGCCTTTCGAAAAATCTTGGTCAATCGTTTGTTGAAACGGCAAGAAAACTATGTAACTGTCAGGGACTGGTTTGGATAACGGCTGTAGGAACATCGGCGGCGGTTGGAATGCGTTTTGCTCATATTCTAACCTGCAGTGGTCAGCGGTCTATGTTTCTCTCTCCTTCTGATGGACTGCACGGGCATACGAATATTTTCTGCCAACAAGACCTTTTGATAGCTATCTCAAGGGGTGGAGAAAGTCGAGAAGTAATCCAGATGGTCGAAATTGCCGATCATTTGGGTATAGATACTCTGGCTTTTGTAAGTAACCCGGACTCTCAAATGGCAAGGATTTGCAAATCGAGCTTACTCATCCCGTGTAAACAGGAAGATGAGCTTATGGGATATCTGGCAACAACCAGCACAATCGCATATAGCGCGATTTGTGATGCTCTCTGTGCTGTTGTTGCAAGGGAAAAGAAGTTTTCGCCGGAAAATTTTGCCAAAATTCATCCAGGCGGTGCTGTGGGTAAGATCTTGAACCCATAG
- a CDS encoding UDP-4-amino-4-deoxy-L-arabinose--oxoglutarate aminotransferase — translation MSNPKNIDPKLAIHGGKPVRTRPLPAWPSYDEEIEAAITVLRSGKHARQSGSYVAQFEAAFAAYFGVKNAIAVSSGTAAIHVALAALGIGPGDDVINTAHCFIGTATPVVHCGAVPIFADIDPKTFNLDPKSVREKITPFTKAIVPVHLNGCPAEMNQLLEIAKQYNLYIVEDAAQAHGARYRDKLVGTFGQFGCFSFWEDKIISTAGEGGMIITDDDQLAKRARMIQHHGELRQDGDYYRGERLYYHPILGYNFRMTEVQGAIGLVQLRKLPDYIAKRRKNAHLLTQLLSDIWGVFPPYEPDYVEHVYYKYILKLDRKVLKTPAAEIAKAISAEGIPATRRYPTPLHQQPIFVEKRGFGNTSAPFSWYPGEVQYGSGLPVAETIPNDLIMIRMNPNLTEEDIADIAYAVRKVVEYFSQHQENS, via the coding sequence ATGTCAAACCCTAAAAATATTGACCCAAAATTAGCCATACATGGGGGAAAACCGGTTCGCACAAGACCCTTGCCTGCATGGCCTTCCTACGATGAAGAAATCGAGGCAGCTATCACCGTGCTTCGTTCTGGAAAACATGCCCGCCAATCAGGATCCTATGTAGCTCAATTCGAAGCTGCCTTTGCGGCTTATTTTGGCGTTAAGAATGCCATTGCCGTCAGCTCTGGAACTGCTGCTATTCATGTAGCCTTGGCGGCTCTGGGAATCGGTCCTGGCGATGATGTCATCAACACTGCGCATTGTTTTATTGGCACAGCCACCCCTGTGGTTCATTGTGGTGCCGTTCCAATCTTTGCTGACATTGATCCGAAAACATTCAATCTTGATCCGAAATCCGTTCGGGAGAAAATTACCCCCTTCACGAAAGCTATCGTTCCAGTTCACCTGAACGGCTGTCCTGCTGAAATGAATCAACTGCTCGAAATCGCTAAGCAATACAACCTTTACATTGTTGAGGATGCTGCCCAAGCTCATGGCGCGCGCTATCGGGATAAACTGGTTGGCACCTTTGGTCAATTCGGATGTTTTAGCTTTTGGGAAGATAAGATTATCTCGACCGCCGGTGAAGGGGGCATGATCATTACCGATGACGACCAATTGGCAAAAAGAGCCAGGATGATCCAGCACCATGGAGAATTGCGTCAAGATGGTGACTATTACCGAGGGGAACGCCTGTACTACCACCCCATTCTAGGATACAACTTTCGAATGACAGAAGTTCAAGGAGCCATAGGACTGGTTCAGTTAAGAAAATTGCCCGATTACATTGCAAAACGTCGTAAAAATGCTCATCTTTTGACCCAACTTCTATCTGACATCTGGGGGGTTTTTCCACCTTATGAACCCGATTATGTCGAGCACGTGTATTACAAATATATTCTTAAGTTGGATCGGAAGGTACTCAAAACTCCAGCAGCAGAGATTGCCAAAGCGATTTCTGCAGAGGGAATTCCAGCTACTCGCAGGTACCCTACACCTTTACACCAACAACCGATTTTTGTTGAAAAACGGGGCTTTGGCAATACAAGTGCCCCCTTTTCCTGGTATCCAGGCGAAGTGCAGTATGGTAGTGGCTTACCGGTAGCAGAGACCATCCCGAACGATTTGATTATGATTCGAATGAATCCAAATTTGACCGAAGAAGATATCGCGGATATTGCTTATGCTGTCCGTAAAGTGGTTGAATACTTCTCACAGCATCAGGAGAATTCATAA
- a CDS encoding Glucosamine-6-phosphate deaminase [isomerizing], alternative, with translation MVSQFEKEIYQQPDVLAHFLDQRISDIKAITTFLRQYQPQFVLVAARGTSDNAAIYAKYLLSAFLRIPVGLAIPSLYTLYRQPPQMRQGLVIGISQSGESPDVLAVLEEAKRQKTPTLAIVNRIDSPLAGFADLLLPLDCGEEKAVAASKTHTAQLLAIATLVAMWLDENQMLNDLSPIPQYIHQVLQVHERVREIAEQIKHHNRLLIVGRGYTHCTTHEIALKIKELAYISADPYSAADFKHGPIALVEEGFPLIAIAPEGKTFETMKTLIQEVQQLGADTIIVSNHLAFSKHHPRFLPLPTELPEWLSPIVAVVPGQLLALCLTIARGNDPDQPRSLKKVTRTL, from the coding sequence ATGGTCAGTCAATTTGAAAAAGAAATCTACCAACAACCAGATGTACTTGCTCATTTCCTTGATCAAAGAATCAGCGACATCAAAGCTATCACGACCTTTCTCCGCCAATATCAACCTCAGTTTGTCCTTGTCGCCGCCCGCGGAACATCGGACAACGCAGCGATCTATGCAAAATACCTTCTCAGCGCGTTCTTGAGAATCCCGGTTGGGCTTGCCATTCCTTCACTTTACACGTTATACAGGCAACCGCCGCAAATGCGCCAGGGGCTGGTGATTGGGATTTCCCAATCCGGTGAATCGCCAGATGTCCTGGCTGTTCTGGAAGAAGCGAAAAGACAAAAGACACCGACTCTGGCAATTGTCAATCGAATTGACTCGCCACTAGCCGGGTTTGCTGACTTGCTATTGCCCTTAGATTGCGGCGAAGAAAAAGCAGTAGCAGCCAGTAAGACTCACACAGCTCAATTACTGGCGATAGCAACGCTCGTGGCAATGTGGCTGGATGAAAACCAGATGCTCAATGACTTATCTCCAATCCCCCAATATATCCACCAAGTTCTTCAAGTGCATGAACGAGTAAGAGAAATCGCCGAACAAATTAAGCATCACAATCGTTTGCTGATTGTTGGCAGAGGCTATACGCACTGCACTACCCATGAAATTGCCCTAAAAATAAAAGAACTTGCCTATATCAGCGCCGATCCATATTCGGCAGCCGATTTCAAGCATGGACCCATTGCTTTAGTAGAAGAAGGGTTTCCGCTCATAGCCATTGCCCCTGAGGGAAAAACCTTTGAGACAATGAAGACATTAATCCAGGAAGTTCAACAGCTCGGGGCGGATACGATTATCGTCAGTAATCATCTGGCTTTTTCAAAGCATCATCCTAGATTTTTGCCTTTACCGACTGAATTGCCAGAATGGTTATCGCCGATTGTCGCAGTCGTTCCAGGACAATTGCTTGCCCTTTGTCTAACCATTGCGCGCGGCAATGACCCAGACCAGCCGCGTAGCCTCAAAAAAGTAACTCGCACACTATAG
- a CDS encoding Arabinose 5-phosphate isomerase produces the protein MSEQDILSIGRQLLEKESAAILSLATMLDQSFLQAVNYLVNCEGHVIASGVGTTGMIARRFAHLLCNVGCPALFLHSGDSLHGSSGAVRSKDILVLLSKSGETIETIQLAKIVYERHVPIIAITARPESTLGKLSTVVLKVQAPDDIDPYNGLMGVGSSLVSAAMCDALVFAVWHCKGMTTQDFFQGHPGGIIAHLSHPKPPDLTA, from the coding sequence ATGAGTGAGCAAGATATCTTATCCATTGGTCGGCAACTGCTTGAGAAGGAAAGTGCCGCGATTCTATCTTTAGCCACCATGCTGGATCAGTCTTTCCTCCAAGCAGTAAACTATCTGGTCAATTGCGAAGGACATGTGATTGCTTCGGGTGTTGGAACGACCGGAATGATTGCTCGTCGCTTTGCTCATCTGCTTTGTAATGTGGGTTGCCCGGCTCTATTTCTTCATTCTGGCGACAGCTTACATGGCAGCTCAGGAGCTGTGCGGAGTAAGGATATCCTTGTCCTTCTTTCAAAATCGGGAGAAACAATCGAAACAATCCAACTAGCAAAAATTGTCTATGAACGTCATGTCCCAATCATTGCAATTACTGCCCGTCCTGAATCCACACTTGGAAAACTAAGTACCGTTGTGTTAAAAGTACAGGCGCCCGACGACATCGATCCATACAATGGCTTGATGGGGGTCGGCAGCTCTTTAGTTAGTGCAGCAATGTGTGATGCGTTGGTCTTTGCAGTATGGCATTGCAAGGGAATGACTACTCAGGATTTCTTTCAGGGGCATCCTGGAGGTATCATCGCTCATCTTAGCCATCCAAAGCCTCCTGATTTAACTGCTTAA
- a CDS encoding Acetoin dehydrogenase E1 component alpha-subunit, producing METKTIRLLEEITAQMEEQGVSREELLEYYRQMIEIRLLEDQIASLLSKGVLRGASHLYAGQEAVAVGAIAALRDDDLITSTHRGHGHAHAHGDKIAKSPEAKQEHYNKMMAEVLGKATGYCKGKGGSMHIADVSHGNLGATGIVGGNIPVAVGAALAQKLMGTDRVVLCFFGDGASNTGNFHEALNMSSLWNLPVIFIVENNLYAMSVPWKKASKLEHIADRAVAYGIPGEVVDGMDVLAVRGAVARAVERARKGLGPTLIEAKTYRYYGHSHSDPRAYRTKEEEKYWKDRDPILTLRSKMLETGLLKPEENTAIEENAHRKLVAALQFSEKSPEPPPEEVDTDVYAPPKTTLQDQEYEAMLREKVRSDSSIRQITYAAAIQEALREEMLRDERVFILGEDVGLYGGAYGATRGLINEFGEWRVIDTPISEATIGGAAVGAAMAGMRPVAEIMYVDFTPLAMDQIANQGAKNRYMFGGKTIVPLVIRTEGGAGRAIAAHHSQSLEALWTHFPGIYVVMPATPYDVKGLLKAAIRDDNPVMFIEHKMLYKEKGPVPEEDYLIPLGIADIKRKGQHVTLVTYSRMVLKSLEAAEILSREGIEVEVIDLRCLKPLDIETVVQSVKKTGRFVGVTEAYENTSFINEVMAQVNELAFDYLDAPMIRVAARNVPVPRAEILEDQAIPNVERICQACRKVLE from the coding sequence ATGGAAACAAAAACAATCCGACTGCTCGAAGAGATCACGGCTCAGATGGAAGAGCAAGGGGTTAGCCGCGAAGAATTATTAGAATACTATCGTCAGATGATTGAGATCCGCCTTTTGGAAGATCAGATTGCCTCTTTACTGAGTAAAGGGGTTTTACGCGGGGCATCGCACCTCTATGCGGGTCAGGAGGCTGTAGCAGTTGGGGCAATTGCTGCCTTGAGAGATGATGATTTGATTACCAGTACCCACCGTGGGCATGGGCATGCTCATGCTCATGGGGATAAAATTGCAAAATCCCCCGAAGCAAAACAGGAGCATTATAACAAGATGATGGCAGAGGTGCTTGGAAAGGCTACAGGGTATTGTAAAGGAAAAGGGGGGTCAATGCATATTGCTGATGTGAGTCACGGTAACTTGGGGGCAACCGGAATTGTAGGCGGCAATATACCCGTGGCTGTCGGAGCGGCTCTAGCTCAGAAACTGATGGGAACGGATCGGGTGGTTTTATGCTTTTTTGGTGATGGAGCATCGAATACCGGTAATTTCCATGAAGCCCTGAACATGTCCAGTCTTTGGAACTTGCCCGTCATCTTTATTGTTGAGAATAATCTATATGCGATGTCTGTTCCATGGAAAAAAGCGAGTAAATTGGAACATATTGCAGACCGGGCTGTTGCCTATGGAATACCAGGCGAGGTTGTGGATGGAATGGATGTTTTAGCTGTTCGAGGAGCAGTGGCAAGGGCTGTTGAGCGAGCAAGAAAAGGTCTCGGTCCTACTCTGATCGAGGCCAAGACTTATCGATATTACGGTCACAGCCATTCTGATCCGCGAGCCTATCGAACAAAGGAAGAGGAAAAGTACTGGAAAGATCGTGATCCGATTCTAACCCTGCGATCTAAAATGTTGGAAACTGGTTTGCTAAAACCGGAAGAGAATACAGCTATTGAAGAAAATGCCCATCGCAAATTAGTCGCTGCGCTCCAGTTTAGCGAAAAATCTCCTGAGCCGCCTCCTGAGGAGGTGGATACGGATGTTTATGCTCCTCCGAAAACCACACTTCAAGATCAAGAATATGAGGCCATGCTTAGAGAAAAAGTTCGGTCGGATTCGTCTATCAGGCAAATTACCTATGCTGCTGCCATTCAAGAGGCTCTCCGTGAAGAAATGCTGCGAGATGAACGAGTATTTATCCTGGGAGAAGATGTGGGATTATACGGTGGTGCCTATGGAGCTACGCGTGGCTTGATAAATGAATTCGGAGAATGGCGGGTTATCGATACCCCAATCTCTGAAGCTACGATTGGAGGGGCAGCGGTTGGTGCTGCTATGGCTGGGATGCGTCCGGTAGCCGAGATTATGTATGTGGATTTCACACCCTTAGCGATGGATCAAATTGCCAACCAGGGGGCAAAAAACCGCTATATGTTTGGTGGGAAGACAATTGTTCCCTTGGTGATCCGCACCGAAGGAGGAGCCGGGCGAGCGATTGCCGCTCATCATTCTCAAAGTTTGGAAGCTCTTTGGACGCATTTTCCTGGCATTTATGTTGTCATGCCGGCGACTCCCTACGATGTCAAGGGCTTACTGAAAGCTGCCATTCGGGATGATAACCCGGTTATGTTCATCGAACATAAAATGCTCTATAAGGAAAAAGGCCCTGTTCCTGAAGAAGACTATCTAATCCCTTTGGGAATTGCGGATATCAAACGTAAGGGACAGCACGTTACTCTTGTTACCTATTCTCGCATGGTTCTTAAATCCCTTGAAGCGGCAGAGATCTTATCCAGAGAGGGCATTGAGGTAGAAGTAATTGACTTAAGATGTTTGAAACCCCTGGATATTGAGACGGTTGTTCAATCTGTCAAAAAGACGGGCAGGTTTGTTGGGGTTACGGAAGCCTATGAAAACACAAGTTTTATTAACGAGGTCATGGCTCAAGTCAACGAGCTGGCTTTTGATTATTTGGATGCTCCGATGATCCGGGTGGCGGCGCGTAACGTTCCAGTCCCCCGCGCTGAAATTCTTGAAGACCAGGCAATCCCAAATGTTGAGCGCATCTGTCAGGCTTGTAGAAAGGTACTGGAATAA
- a CDS encoding Regulatory protein, DeoR — MDNGKTGFEVQERRSRILEELKRNNLVRVVELSKQFGVSTVSIRRDLQELEEMGLLKRVAGGAVNILPNNLTPPLAQRMNQNIEKKERIGRAAASLVKPNDRLIIDSGTTTLQVAKNIANRIDELQSLSVITGFLPVVRELGNCKGVHMILLGGIYLAEYDLVVGPQTIEQLKGLHADRMFLGTDGLTFQQGLTTANVLEAEVARAMVRAASEVIVVTDSSKIGVIGLATIMPIEMMHVLITDLDAPPEFVVSLQERGVDVILV, encoded by the coding sequence ATGGATAATGGAAAAACAGGTTTTGAAGTTCAGGAGCGTCGTTCACGAATTTTGGAAGAGCTAAAACGCAATAATCTTGTCCGGGTTGTTGAGTTAAGCAAACAGTTCGGAGTCTCAACCGTTTCAATCCGACGTGATTTACAGGAACTGGAAGAAATGGGATTATTGAAACGGGTCGCAGGGGGTGCGGTCAATATTTTGCCCAATAACCTGACCCCTCCGTTAGCGCAAAGAATGAATCAGAACATTGAAAAAAAAGAGCGAATTGGTAGGGCAGCAGCCTCATTGGTTAAACCCAATGACCGGTTGATTATTGATTCCGGTACGACTACTCTCCAAGTAGCCAAGAACATCGCGAATCGCATCGATGAACTCCAGAGCCTGTCTGTGATTACGGGGTTTTTACCTGTCGTCCGAGAACTGGGAAATTGTAAAGGAGTCCATATGATTTTATTAGGCGGAATCTATCTGGCCGAATATGATTTGGTTGTAGGGCCACAAACAATTGAACAGCTTAAAGGACTCCATGCCGACAGGATGTTCTTGGGAACAGATGGATTGACCTTTCAGCAAGGATTGACCACGGCTAATGTATTGGAGGCAGAAGTTGCCAGAGCTATGGTTCGAGCGGCAAGTGAAGTCATCGTGGTAACCGACTCAAGCAAAATTGGGGTAATTGGACTGGCCACGATCATGCCGATTGAAATGATGCATGTGCTAATTACGGATTTGGATGCTCCGCCCGAATTTGTGGTGTCATTACAGGAACGCGGCGTAGATGTTATTCTGGTGTAA
- a CDS encoding N-succinyl-L,L-diaminopimelate desuccinylase: MTLLPLHNFFQTKLLEQRAQITQLISDLVRIPSVNDESRVQAYIESFLDQYDLQIDSWEPSIKELCRHPAFVPVDYGYANRKNMVVILKGLGGGPSLTLNGHMDVVPSDPTATWKHADPFSGKIENNRVYGRGSVDMKAGLAIMMIIAKVLRELLIQLKGDLQLQFVVDEENGGNGTLACITRGYRSDATIFLEPTSPNYLVVSSRGAHFFRISVPGVEGGIEYQYLLPNAIEKAALIIKAVQHYALWRASQANSPLYEHDPTKIPAAICKIQAGNWPSTLPAKCILEGSIECLPGEDIDQICDQFTAFIKEVARHDPWMRDHPPQVEWFGLRYEAGLTDPNHPFVQTLLKVITKTLGGAPQVVGGGGSDLRLPVLYAQSASVLFGPSGGAIHSTDEFVDLDSVMEVLQVIGNFILEWCQLADNE; this comes from the coding sequence ATGACTCTTCTGCCTTTACATAATTTCTTTCAAACCAAACTGCTCGAGCAGCGAGCGCAAATCACCCAGTTAATTTCTGACCTGGTCAGAATCCCGTCTGTCAACGACGAAAGTCGGGTTCAAGCTTATATCGAATCATTTCTCGATCAATATGATTTACAAATAGATAGCTGGGAGCCAAGCATAAAAGAGTTATGCCGACACCCAGCTTTTGTTCCTGTGGATTACGGATATGCTAATCGAAAAAATATGGTCGTCATCCTTAAGGGCTTGGGAGGAGGACCATCGCTTACGCTCAATGGGCATATGGACGTAGTTCCATCTGATCCAACGGCAACGTGGAAACATGCCGATCCGTTTAGCGGCAAGATTGAAAACAACCGCGTCTATGGCCGAGGTTCAGTAGATATGAAAGCCGGATTGGCTATTATGATGATCATTGCCAAAGTTCTAAGAGAATTACTGATCCAGCTTAAGGGGGATTTACAGCTCCAATTTGTGGTAGATGAAGAGAACGGCGGCAATGGCACTTTGGCCTGCATAACGCGTGGCTACCGAAGTGACGCCACGATCTTTTTAGAACCCACAAGCCCTAATTATCTGGTTGTCTCATCTCGCGGAGCCCACTTTTTTCGGATTAGCGTACCCGGCGTAGAGGGTGGAATTGAATATCAATATTTGCTACCCAATGCTATTGAAAAGGCTGCTCTCATCATCAAGGCGGTGCAACACTATGCCTTATGGCGCGCATCGCAAGCCAATTCACCTTTATATGAACACGATCCTACGAAAATTCCGGCTGCTATTTGTAAAATCCAGGCAGGGAATTGGCCATCTACCCTTCCGGCAAAATGCATCCTGGAAGGCAGTATCGAATGTTTACCTGGCGAAGACATTGATCAAATCTGTGATCAATTTACTGCGTTTATCAAAGAAGTTGCTCGACATGATCCATGGATGCGAGATCATCCTCCCCAGGTCGAGTGGTTTGGACTTCGATACGAGGCGGGATTAACCGATCCGAACCATCCCTTTGTCCAGACTCTATTGAAAGTAATCACAAAAACCCTGGGAGGTGCGCCTCAAGTGGTCGGCGGAGGTGGTTCTGATCTCCGCTTGCCAGTCTTATACGCTCAAAGTGCCAGCGTCCTGTTCGGGCCATCGGGTGGAGCAATTCATAGCACCGATGAGTTTGTTGACCTCGATTCGGTTATGGAAGTGTTGCAAGTGATTGGGAACTTTATCCTCGAATGGTGCCAGCTAGCAGACAATGAGTGA